In Bacillota bacterium, the sequence CGGCGGACGGCAGGCTGTACTTGAGCCGGGACCGGGCCTTAAGTTGTATGTCAATGAGGCAGAGATTACTGAACCTAGAGAAGTTACCAGTAGCGACAAGATTCGCGTGGAACTGATGAGCGAACCGGGGCAAATCTCAGTACAGGTGGTGTTGTCTTCTGACGGCTTAAAGGCAAAGGCTGGGCTCGATCTAGTCCCAGGGAGCCAATACTATCTAGTGGACAGTGGGCCTCGACAGCATTTAGTGCTAACAACCAAAGCGGAACCACAGCTGCCTCCGGTGAAGCCAGAATTGGTTGAACAGGCCTTACAGGAAAAGGGTGTGTTTGTTGGCATCGATAAGAAGGCGATAGAGTCATTGGCTGTTACTGGTGCAGGTGTGTCTAAGGTTGTAGCCAGAGGCAAGCCACCTGTTCCGGGGCAGGATGCACGCATTGAGTTAAAGTTTAAGGATCAGCAACATAGATTGCCTAATGCCGCACAGCTTAGAGTAGACTGGCGTGAGCTTAGAGTTATTCCTACCGTAGAGACCGGTGACGAACTGGCGGTTAAGCATCCGCCTGTTTTGGGCGAACCCGGGCTATCTGTCACCGGTGAGCCGATCGCCCCCAGGGTTCCAGTGGACATCGAGCTGTTAGCCGGTGAAGGCGCCGAGATTGTAAATGGAGGACTGAGGGCGGTAGCTACTCGCAGCGGGAGACCTGCTTATGTTCGAGGAAAGCTGGAGGTCTTTCCGTTACTGGTAGCTGAGCGGGGTGTTAATTTAGCCAGCGGCAATATCAAATTCAATGGCGATGTGGTTGTAAGAGGAAATGTAGACGAAACCATGGCTGTTTATGCCGGTGGAAATATAGAAGTGACGGGCAATTCTACTCATGCTAACCTGACAGCCGGTGGACAAGTAGTTGTCCGTCAAAATGTAATCGGCGGGATCGTGCGTGCCGGCGGTGTTGGTGCAGTGCACCTGCGTGTGCAGGAATCGTGGGAGAAATTAGCCGCCGGACTGGAAGACTGTGCTGCTGCGCTTACACAAATCTCAGAGCATCCGGAACTAGGGCCAGCAGCCAGCCGTAGGGGTTGGGGACGGGTAATGTCTCGGCTTTTGGATACCAAGTTTTCGTATTTGCCAGGCTTGATCAATGATCTGGCCGGGGCTTATCGAGAAGTATCCGGCATTATTACGGCCGAGATCGACGACGTTCTGTCAGCTCTGCGGGAAACGACAAGTCGACGGGGAGTTCTGCAAGTAACCGGTGCCGGTGAAGTCTGGGGTTTAGTTAAGCAGGTAAGAAAG encodes:
- a CDS encoding DUF342 domain-containing protein, with protein sequence MAEKEVVRDGSASVFQGRVIVVEPRGGGRQAVLEPGPGLKLYVNEAEITEPREVTSSDKIRVELMSEPGQISVQVVLSSDGLKAKAGLDLVPGSQYYLVDSGPRQHLVLTTKAEPQLPPVKPELVEQALQEKGVFVGIDKKAIESLAVTGAGVSKVVARGKPPVPGQDARIELKFKDQQHRLPNAAQLRVDWRELRVIPTVETGDELAVKHPPVLGEPGLSVTGEPIAPRVPVDIELLAGEGAEIVNGGLRAVATRSGRPAYVRGKLEVFPLLVAERGVNLASGNIKFNGDVVVRGNVDETMAVYAGGNIEVTGNSTHANLTAGGQVVVRQNVIGGIVRAGGVGAVHLRVQESWEKLAAGLEDCAAALTQISEHPELGPAASRRGWGRVMSRLLDTKFSYLPGLINDLAGAYREVSGIITAEIDDVLSALRETTSRRGVLQVTGAGEVWGLVKQVRKLVDSLQNSSGERLLFSASYVQGARVEASGDILVGGKGCYQSFLYAGHCVRVDGQPGIVRGGVVQARERIVVNEAGSGGGSSTLLKVNAGGTVVAKKVYPNVTIQVGQARHLFQESDQGIVARIDQKGTLVLY